TGGGTATACTGTTTGGAGAGGGATAATTGTGATTATCGGTTCCGAAGGAGAGGAAGAGTTTCTAGGTTTTGGGAATTGAAGCTTGTAGAGAGTCATGAGTATTTATAGGAGAGGTGGGTGGCGAGTGGataatgagagagagagagggtttttgaattttaaattctGGGGTTTGAAGAGTAATCGGCGAAGTTTATAGGGAGAATGATTGGGAGCTGAAAAGGTTTTGTTGGGAATTGATTTGTGGGAAGCGTGTTTGAGTGAACAAAAATGAATAGTAATGCATGCACCGTGTTCGTAAGATTCACCGAATCAAATTAAatgctttccattcatttttagttttcccacttagacttagaattaatgcAAGTATTGAGAGCAAGTGCAGTTACCTTAGAAGTGTGCAGACGTGGCTGTGGTGATGCACAGCTGGGTTTTGCAATCTGATTCCGATAGTTAGTCCATTCTCAAATACGtaagaattaaagaaataaaatacttttttttttttttttttgaaaaattcatAAGGGTTAAGAAATAAGGGCAACAAGGATCAAGTTATTCGTATCATACCGAGTTCTAACCTTAGTTTGTCGTGTCTGTCCCTGGATAGTGGTTTGGTTAGGATGTCAGCAACTTGATCTTCTGTGGGACAGAATTCAAGCTtgaccagttccttttccacataGTCTTTTAGAAAGTGATGACGAATGTGAATGTGTTTGACTCTTGAGTGGTGGACTGGATCTTTTGATATGCAGATAGCACTAGTGTTGTCACACAGGATAGGAacacattttaatttcataccaaAGTCTCTAAGTTGTTGCTTGATCCATAGCATTTGGGAACAACATGAAGCAGCAGCTACATATTCAGCTTCTGTTGTGGATAATGCCACGGTGTTGTGTTTCTTGGAAGCCCAGGAACTGCACCATCCCTGATGTGCTCTTTCTGTTTACTAAATCACCTGCGTAGTCAGCATCTGTATATCCTTTGAGATCAAAGTGATCATAGTTAGGGTACCATAGGCATAAGTCATCTGTTCCTTTTAGGTATCTTAGAATTCTTTTGACTGCTGTGAGATGGGATTCCTTTGGATTAGATTGAAAGCGGGCACAGACACCTAAACTGAATGCAATGTCTGGTCTGCTTGCTGTAAGATAAAGTAAAGAGcctatcatacctctgtatcttGTTTGATCAACACTCTtaccttcttgatcctcatcTAGTCTTGTAGTTGTTCCCATTGGTGTGTGGTTGCTTTTAGCCgactccattccatatttcttgaTGAGGTCCTTTATGTATTTCTGTTGATGTATCATGATGCCTTGTTCCATTTGTTTGATTTGAAGACCTAGGAAGAAGTTAAGttctcccatcatgctcatttgaaattcttgctGCATTAAGTCAGAGAATTCCTTGCAAAGATCTTCGTTAGTAGCACCAAATATaatgtcatcaacataaatttgaactattaGTATATCTGTATTTCTTGACTTAAGGAATAGGGTTCTATCAATCTTACCTCGATTGAATTTATTGTCTAGTAGGAAGTGAGAAAGTCGTTCATACCATGCTCTTGGAGCTTGTTTTAATCCATATAGTGCTTTGTCCAGCTTGTACACATGTGAGGGATATTCTGGATCTTCAAACCCTGGTGGTTGTTCCACGTAGACTTCTTCCTTGAGATGTCCGTTTAGGAACGcacattttacatccatttgatagagtTTGAATCCCATGTATGAAGCGAACGCTATAAGTATACGTATTGCTTCCATTCTGGCAACTGGAGCAAATGTCTCTTCAAAATCTATCCCTTCTTGCTGATTGTATCCTTTGACCACCAATCTGGCTTTGTTCCTAGTGATGGTTGCATGCTCGTCTTGTTTGTTTCTGAATACCCACTTTAGACCTATTACTCTGTTGGCTAAAGGTGTCGGCTCAAGATGCCATACCTTATTTCTTTCGAATTCATTGAGTTCCtcctgcatggcaatgatccaatcagagtcagttagtgcctctttataatttttaggttcaatcattgataaataagcataaaaagCACAAAAGTTTTTAAGTTGTGATCTCGTTGTTGTTCCTCGTCCAAGATCACTGATTATTTGGTCAAGTGGATGCgagctttgatgtttccaaggtctgGGTTGGAATAGTGTAGAGGCTTCTTCGGCACGCTGTTCTGTTTGAGCATTTTGTTCTGTATGATCCTCATTTTGCGTTtgttctacttcaactgttccTCCTTCTGGTGTTTCAACATCCTGTGTCTGTTCTTCTATTTGAGAAGTCCTTTTTACTTCTTCGTCTTCAGTTTTTCTTGTGAGTCCTAGTTCGAAATTTCCTTCAGGAGTTGTACCTGTAACAGAGTTTTGGGAGTCAgtttcatcaaatataatatgtatgctttcttccatgcacatggtccttttgttgaatactcgatatgctTTGCTGTTCGAAGCGTATCCCAAGAATATAGCTTCATCACTTAGTGCATCAAATTTTCCCAGTTGgtcttttccattgttgtggacgaaACACTTGCATCCAAAGATTCTGAGATGAGTTATGGAGGGTTTTCTtcctctatttaattcatatggggttttgtttttgattgCTCTAACCAACACTCGATTTAGCACATAGCATGCTGTGTTTAGAGCTTCAGCCCAGAAACTTTTTGGAAGTCCACTAGCAATCAGCATTGTTCTTGTCATGTCTTCAAGAGTTCGATTTTTTCTTTCTACCACACCATTCTGTTGAGGATTTCTAGGTGCAGAGAAGTTATGACTTATTCCTGATTCTTTGCATAGGTCATCAaattttttgttttggaattcagtaccatgatctgatctgatgtggACCAGTTTGTGATTGCTTTGTCGTTGGACTCTAGAGGCAAATGCCACGAATTCTTCAAATGTTTCTTCCTTGCTGGCTAGGAAGATTACCCATGTGTATCTTGAGAAGTCATCTACAATTACAAGCACATATCTTTTTCCACTTCTACTTTgagttctcattggtccacataagtccatgtGGATCAGCTCCAGTGGTCTTGTTGTACTGATCATTCCCTTTGACTTGAAAGAAGTTCTCACTTGTTTTCCTTTGATACAGGCATCACATACTGATACTTTTGCGAACTTGGTATTTGGAAGACCTGTGACTAAATTTTTTGAATTCAACTTGTTCATtagagagaaactagcatgaCCAAATCTTTTATGCCACAATaatggatcatcttcaataacactGAGACAGGTCAGATTGGAGTGAGGAACGGAGTTAAGGTTAACCACATAGGTGTTCCCTTTCCTCTGTCCCTCTAAGATCACTGTATCAGTGTTACTGTTGATAATCAGACATTTATTCGAGaagaatttagcataatttcctttgtcacagaattgagaaatGCTTAATAAGCTATGTCCTAGACCTTCAACTAAAAATACATTATCGATGGAGTGAGACTTTGACTTACCAACCTTACCAATCCCAATGATGTTACCTTTTTTGTTATCGCCAAAAGTCACAGTTCCACCTTCATAGGTCGTGAGTGAGAGAAATCTGTttctgtctcctgtcatgtgcttggaacaaccgctgtctaggtaccatgtgttgttccccctcacttcgaCCTGCATCAGATTTTTAGTTAGAGTTTTTAGGAACCCAGCATAGCTTGGGTTCCTTGCTTGGAATCAAATcgcttttctttacccattTAGTTCTGGTGTGTTCTATGTTCTTTTCCAAGCTTCGTTGGTTTTTGGGACAAGAGATTCTGTAATGACCAATTAGGCCACAGAAGGAGCATATTATGTCACTATAGAGATCTACTCTAGTCTTTCTAGGTTGACGTTTCTTATGGTTGAAACCTAGTCCTTCTGTGCGTTTGGTTCTAGCTTCTTCTATCCATTTAGGTGTTCCTTCTATTTTGTGTCTAGTCTTTCTAGCTAGTTCATCTTCTAGTTTGGTCTTTTCTTGGTGAATCTTAACTAGTTCCAGTTGAGTTCTTTCTAGTTCATCTTTGTAAAGGTTTTTAGTCTTGGCCACTTCTAGATCAATTAGTTCTTGTTTTAGCCAGATGTTTTCACTACGTAAGGCTTCACAGATTTCTTTTATGTGGAGGTTCTGATCAAAGAGGTTAAAGAACCGTTTGTCTATATCTATGTTAGTGTTTTTTGTCCATTCTAGCTCATTACTAAGTTCTTTTATGGTGGTCTGGTGTTCTTTATCAGAGTCTAACTTTTCTTTCAGTAGATCCTCGTAATCACTAGTGAGACAGGAAAGTAGATCAAACAATTCTAATTTGGAAAGAGATTcaagtttatttttaatttgagtGAGACTTGCCTGGAATTTTTCAGATTCTGGGTCAGATCCATCTTCTTCATGTTCAGCTACAAGGCATAAGTGAGCTGTTTCTTCATTGGGTTGTTCCTGTTCCTCATCTGAAGAAGAGTCTCCCCATGCAGCAATCATGGCCTTTCTCACGTCAGTTTTGGAGAATGAGTTCCTGTTATCTTTGAATCTGTCTCTGgttgtttcctttccttttcctcgTTCTTGATCCTAGAGAGGGCATTCCCTAATGCGATGTTCCAAGTTTCCACACTTATGGCATCCAGTTTCAGTTTTGGAGAATTTCCGGTTAGGTTTCCCTCGGTGATCTCCATCTTTATAGTTCCTGAACATTCTTCTGAATCTCCTAGCAAATAGAGCAGTTTCCTCATCCTCTTTAGAGTTTTCatcattttcagtttttagaGCAAGAGCCCTATTTTTGTTATTCTCTGAAGGTCGTGCATTTAGTTGCAGTTCATGAGTCAGGAGGGATCCAGCTAGTTGTTCCAGGTTAAACTTGGTGAAGTCTTTAGTTTCCTGAAGGGCAGTTACCTTGGCCATCCAGGGATCTTGTGGAAGACTTCTTAGAACTTTTCTAACTTGTTCCTCAGGGGTTATGATTTTGCCAAGAGAGTTCAATTCATTGATGATGTTAGTGAAGCGGGTGATCATGTCTTGAATTGTTTCAGAAGGTTTCATGGTGAACAATTCATATTGGTGCATTAAAAGATCAATCTTTGATCTTTTGACttcatttgttccttcatgAGTGACTTGGAGCAGATCCCATATTTGCTTCGCATTCTTGCATCCCATTACTCTATTGTGCTCATTAGGACCTAGTCCACAGTGAagaattttgacagccatggcattaagCTCGAGCTTTTCATAGTCGGATTTGTCAAATTCAGCAATCGGTTTAGGAACGGTTTCACCAGAGGTGTTTAGCTTAGTGACttggaagtctccaacttcaatgacTCTCCATACTTGATAGTTCTCAGCTTTGATAAagatctccatcctgtttcTCCAGTATGAATAGTATTTGCCACTAAACATTGGAGGTCGTTGTGTCGAGTATCCCTCTTCGAGTTTCTCAGTTGTGTTCATAGCTTCAGAATCGTTTTTCCCCACAGAATTACCTGCAGTTAAAGggttctggctctgataccaattgttagtttcacagagttcctcaagagggggggtgaattgatattttatggttttacaaaaattaaactactaggaacagaaacaataaaatatgcaagcgagatttagcgtggaaaactctctaggcccaatagagaggaaaaaaccacggcccctttggggacttaaacacattcactaattaggcaaaacaactcagtttctttacaagcctaatctactcgggccacaatctgttaGTCGCCTCTGACTACAGATGACCAGGAACAACCCCTCGTTGTTCCTTCCCTTGCAGAAACAGTCCCTCGACTGCTTCTCCTCACAGATCTCttgtgagatcttctctcttgctcaagtaagcctgactcaggcttaacatACAAAATCTCAACACTTAAACTGAAATCAAAGAATATTAAACTTAACACTAAATACTAGATACAAGACCAcgtaacaaatactgctctatataggaacaggaacagacttcttttaaagattaagactttaagggtgatacctgaaagcttccggttgatgtaaataagtctgataaaaCTTTCGTAGAGAACTATAGGTGTATATATAGGAAAACCAGAGTTTACCCTAGATTCTAATTCAAACCAATTTAGGACTCTTTTCAAAAGATATATTTTCGCAAATAACATCTTTAAAACGCGTTTTAGATAAACTCAATCCTTACGGTTTTGAGAGTTGTAAATTAACTTAAAACGTTTAAGAGtttaaccttaagtaaaatagtAAAATTAGTTTTGTAAATCGACACTTatcttttataaaataaaactgATTTAGGACTCTATGAAATATTCTGTTCCCATAGTAAGCTGTATTTGTTTCTACTGATCTTATACCTTCCTGGACTCTAATTGACTTGCTGGGCTTCATACTCCTTGGCCCATGATTCAATTTTAATCCTTGTTTTGGAACTGCTTCTCTTCATGGTTTCTCAGCTGGTAGCGTTGTATACTTGTTGTTGCTGAGTGTGCTGATCGTTTCATATAAACCTGTGACATTCCTTAAATAACCAGTTGTGAGTATAGCTTAAGTTTGTCATCGTCAAAACTGAGGAATCAACAGtgtctttctccaactttgttATCTTTACACGACTTTTCTGTACTGTCTAGGTGTTCTTGTTCGTTGCTGGTAGGTTTTTAATCCCAGATAATACTCAGTGCACTCGTGATGTTGTGATGGAACTTCTGCAAAGGCTCAATTCTAAAGAGCTCATTCGCGAAATAGATTTGAGTATCTTAGTAATCCTACA
This genomic stretch from Spinacia oleracea cultivar Varoflay chromosome 3, BTI_SOV_V1, whole genome shotgun sequence harbors:
- the LOC130470171 gene encoding uncharacterized protein, producing MTGDRNRFLSLTTYEGGTVTFGDNKKGNIIGIGKVGKSKSHSIDNVFLVEGLGHSLLSISQFCDKGNYAKFFSNKCLIINSNTDTVILEGQRKGNTYVVNLNSVPHSNLTCLSVIEDDPLLWHKRFGHASFSLMNKLNSKNLVTGLPNTKFAKVSVCDACIKGKQVRTSFKSKGMISTTRPLELIHMDLCGPMRTQSRSGKRYVLVIVDDFSRYTWVIFLASKEETFEEFVAFASRVQRQSNHKLVHIRSDHGTEFQNKKFDDLCKESGISHNFSAPRNPQQNGVVERKNRTLEDMTRTMLIASGLPKSFWAEALNTACYVLNRVLVRAIKNKTPYELNRGRKPSITHLRIFGCKCFVHNNGKDQLGKFDALSTTPEGNFELGLTRKTEDEEVKRTSQIEEQTQDVETPEGGTVEEELNEFERNKVWHLEPTPLANRVIGLKWVFRNKQDEHATITRNKARLVVKGYNQQEGIDFEETFAPVARMEAIRILIAFASYMGFKLYQMDVKCAFLNGHLKEEVYVEQPPGFEDPEYPSHVYKLDKALYGLKQAPRAWYERLSHFLLDNKFNRGKIDRTLFLKSRNTDILIVQIYVDDIIFGATNEDLCKEFSDLMQQEFQMSMMGELNFFLGLQIKQMEQGIMIHQQKYIKDLIKKYGMESAKSNHTPMGTTTRLDEDQEGKSVDQTRYRGMIGSLLYLTASRPDIAFSLGVCARFQSNPKESHLTAVKRILRYLKGTDDLCLWYPNYDHFDLKGYTDADYAGDLVNRKSTSGMVQFLGFQETQHRGIIHNRS